A genomic stretch from Plasmodium brasilianum strain Bolivian I chromosome 9, whole genome shotgun sequence includes:
- a CDS encoding conserved oligomeric Golgi complex subunit 2, producing MNVENIFGNEEVNVEEIEKLSNSEIKTRVSLIETEIKILKNEHTRLKNEYKSLQEKIKDNVEKIHLNKMLPYLVANVVESLDLEDEEEENEPKDEYDLYDNNLKIKHEEGFRDIDDEKRGKCMVIKTSTRQTIFLPVPGLIEASELKPGDLVGVNKDSYLIIDKLPPEYDNRVKAMEVIEKPSEDYSDIGGLDKQIEDLVEAIVLPMLHKEKFEKIGIKPPKGVLMHGPPGTGKTLLARACASQTNATFLKLAGPQLVQMFIGDGAKMVRDAFNLAKEKAPAIIFIDELDAIGTKRFDSELSGDREVQRTMLELLNQLDGFSTDDTVKVIAATNRPDTLDPALLRSGRLDRKIELPHPNEESRARILQIHSRKMNVHKDVNFEELARSTDDFNGAQLKAVCVEAGMIALRRGATEIDHEDFVEGITSVLSKKKSTLNYFTVNLCSVNLCSVNLCSVKNEHKIEVKNEHKIEVKNEHKIEVKNEHKIEVKNEHKIEVKNEHKIEVKNEHKIEVKNELKSEVKNELKSEVKNELKSEVKNELKSEVKNELKSEVKNELKSEVKNEMDEEQNKSLFSRKEELLKSENIMKIMNESMTYVVEASRYKPLCEIKKDLELMKNIIHGDIIKILNKNYEEFMSLPSNLNIIENIIPILEKEIRISKTYVKKLLTEINAINKSTHDILTDKINIFYIKNIVKTNIEIEQLISKIQKEIKIYERSENYTLLVNIERKLSSFSDNNEMVRNFMEDICKKNNFYLFYYLSQRIINLTKGIWNIKAMLYNNYKRIYKVTRTLEGLKELIEKYGISSKCDKDIVEITKYYSFEYLNDNLKGLIMKVQKYTNQLSYIFLRMIKEDIIKNIRDDFILNQCTNYILNACYMLDHFDTFIQQFYEVFIKYMEDHTFQSYEEFLLHVREHLLEDTNIVEVNKRIDKIDEGALFCSNGIVTKLLDLIKSKYCNIFLLKYCDVFIENYIKTANFLNEIKKERKIYEQFVLDEIINNFLKNFEREAYSQYILNILENKINENYNYMILFDKKYIFDNNSYWLKHTINLIKIFKILFTSKYYISTCLPNYLSFIFKHFKNYISNTESFLLFLEENNNHKNITTIDKTKFNFSLTLTYNSIGFFLSDFLSLRNLFKTSCKIKKFINRKSPTYFVVPKKIGNVPTWIFTKIIASYANGYYQHDENNKNCSYLSSDHFVVSSSSSTSSSASDWCENMNDILMQEKYFSDLMNRWNSNDTKLSKKDGSNLPYVQAANKLLQQGDEDEKVHQKMNAQMRVQVYEGARVLMHERSGDSNIDSHSGSDDGWDVSCDRKHPHSNPYMDIQQIELKNSNTKSLNRAKKGNNTSSACAANIIPSVEQNEDKECEQNSSLQKLGKDNKNTLKEKRKKMKLHLHIYQKNSKRKIIHDINCINGFLKTLSKIVLNTQKSFEEYFINKMFEICSSFLVYLHSLLAIYKMTNKRVPEKPSEQVDKVILPLISFKAFYEDIIADVIVEGIITKIVDKINDYFLKEIKTIINVKIGEQNERIVKFNLCNLLKDDEIPYEEKIQRQIYLDICHYEKICNENFKINKENNSSMGTLVNYFVLKE from the exons atgaatgtggaaaatatttttggaaATGAGGAAGTAAATGtagaagaaatagaaaaactGTCAAATAGCGAGATAAAAACAAGAGTAAGTTTAATTGAAacggaaataaaaattttaaaaaatgagcaTACAAGactaaaaaatgaatataaaagtttacaagaaaagataaaagatAATGTGGAAAAAAtccatttaaataaaatgctTCCATATTTAGTGGCAAATGTAGTGGAATCTTTAGATTtagaagatgaagaagaagaaaatgaacCGAAAGATGAATATGatttatatgataataatttaaaaataaaacatgagGAAGGATTTCGTGATATAGATGAtgaaaaaagaggaaaatgtATGGTTATTAAAACATCAACTAGACAAACTATATTTTTACCAGTACCAGGTTTAATAGAAGCATCAGAATTAAAGCCAGGAGATTTAGTGGGTGTAAATAAAGATAGCTATTTAATTATTGATAAATTACCACCAGAATATGATAATAGAGTAAAAGCTATGGAAGTAATTGAAAAACCGTCCGAAGATTATTCGGACATTGGTGGTTTAGATAAACAGATAGAAGATTTAGTAGAAGCAATTGTATTACCTATGTTacataaggaaaaatttgaaaaaataggaataaaaCCACCTAAAGGTGTATTAATGCATGGACCTCCAGGTACAGGAAAAACATTATTAGCAAGGGCTTGTGCATCCCAAACCAATgctacttttttaaaattagcaGGACCACAATTAGTCCAAATGTTTATTGGGGATGGTGCAAAGATGGTTAGAGATGCATTCAATTtagcaaaagaaaaagcacctgctattatttttattgatgAATTAGATGCTATTGGAACCAAAAGATTTGATAGTGAATTATCAGGGGATAGAGAAGTACAAAGAACAATGTTGGAATTACTAAATCAGCTTGATGGTTTTAGTACAGATGACACTGTTAAAGTTATTGCTGCTACAAATAGACCAGATACATTAGACCCTGCTTTATTAAGATCAGGAAGACTTGAtagaaaaattgaattaCCACATCCTAATGAAGAATCTAGAGCTCGAATTTTACAAATACATTCaagaaaaatgaatgtaCATAAAGATGTTAATTTTGAAGAATTAGCTAGATCTACTGATGATTTCAATGGAGCTCAACTAAAAGCTGTTTGTGTTGAAGCAGGTATGATTGCCCTAAGAAGAGGAGCCACTGAAATTGATCACGAAGATTTCGTTGAGGGTATCACCTCCGTtttgtcaaaaaaaaaaagtactttgaattattttac TGTAAACCTTTGCAGTGTAAACCTTTGCAGTGTAAACCTTTGCAGT GTTAAAAATGAACACAAAATTGAGGTTAAAAATGAACACAAAATTGAGGTTAAAAATGAACACAAAATTGAGGTTAAAAATGAACACAAAATTGAGGTTAAAAATGAACACAAAATTGAGGTTAAAAATGAACACAAAATTGAGGTTAAAAATGAACACAAAATTGAGGTTAAAAATGAACTAAAAAGTGAAGTTAAAAATGAACTAAAAAGTGAAGTTAAAAATGAACTAAAAAGTGAAGTTAAAAATGAACTAAAAAGTGAAGTTAAAAATGAACTAAAAAGTGAAGTTAAAAATGAACTAAAAAGTGAAGTTAAAAATGAA ATGGACGAGGAGCAGAACAAAAGCCTTTTCAGTAGAAAAGAGGAACTACTAAAAAGTGAAAACATAATGAAGATCATGAACGAATCTATGACATACGTAGTGGAGGCTAGTAGGTATAAACCCCTGTGTGAGATAAAAAAGGATCTTgagttaatgaaaaatataattcatggtgatattattaaaatattgaataAGAATTATGAAGAATTTATGTCTTTACCTtctaatttaaatataatagaaaatattatcccaatattagaaaaagaaataagaatTTCGAAAACGTATGttaagaaattattaacagAAATTAATGCAATCAATAAAAGTACACACGATATATTAACtgacaaaattaatattttctatattaaaaatatagtaaagacaaatatagaaatagagcaattaataagtaaaatacaaaaagaaattaaaatatatgaacggTCAGAAAATTATACCCTCTTAGTAAATATAGAGCGTAAattatcttctttttcagataataatgaaatggTTAGAAATTTTATGGAggatatatgtaaaaaaaataatttttatttattttattatttaagtcAAAGAATTATTAACTTAACAAAAGGAATATGGAATATAAAAGcaatgttatataataattataagagGATATATAAAGTAACACGTACATTAGAAGGCTTAAAGGAGcttattgaaaaatatggCATATCATCGAAATGTGACAAAGATATAGTTGAAATAActaaatattattcattcgaatatttaaatgataatttaaaaggtCTTATTATGaaagtacaaaaatatacaaatcagttgtcatatatatttctcaGAATGATAAAAGaggatattataaaaaatataagggATGATTTTATTCTAAACCAGTGCACAAACTATATTTTAAACGCTTGTTATATGTTAGATCATTTTGACACATTTATCCAACAATTCTATGAAGTGTTCATTAAGTACATG GAGGACCATACCTTCCAGTCATATGAGGAATTTCTATTGCACGTACGGGAGCATCTTCTTGAAGACACAAATATTGTGGAAGTGAACAAACGTATTGACAAGATAGACGAAGGAGCTTTGTTCTGCTCAAATGGAATAGTAACAAAATTGTTGGACCTTATAAAGAgtaaatattgtaatatttttttactaaaatacTGTGATGTATTTATtgagaattatataaaaacagcgaattttttaaatgaaataaaaaaagaaaggaaaatatatgaacagttTGTACTTgatgaaattataaataattttttaaaaaattttgaaagaGAAGCATATTCTCAATAtatcttaaatatattagaaaataaaataaatgaaaattataattatatgatattatttgataaaaaatatatatttgacaATAATTCATATTGGTTAAAACAtacaattaatttaattaaaatttttaaaattttatttacaagtaaatattatatatccaCATGTTTACCAAATTATctctcatttatttttaaacattttaaaaattacatatccAATACTGAAagctttttattatttttagaagaaaataataatcataaaaaCATTACTACCAttgataaaacaaaatttaattttagcCTAACATTAACCTATAATAGTATAGGCTTTTTTTTGTCTGATTTTTTATCACTGcgaaatttatttaaaactagctgtaaaataaaaaaatttattaaccGTAAGAGTCCGACTTATTTTGTTGTTCCAAAGAAAATAGGAAATGTACCTACATggatttttacaaaaattattgctTCTTATGCTAATGGTTATTATCAACATGAtgaaaacaacaaaaattgTTCTTACTTGAGTAGTGATCATTTTGTTGTGTCCTCATCTTCCTCCACGTCGTCCTCTGCATCAGACTGGTGTGAAAATATGAACGATATCCTTATGCAAGAAAAGTATTTCTCGGACCTTATGAATCGTTGGAATAGCAATGATACGAAGTTAAGCAAAAAGGATGGGAGCAACTTACCATATGTTCAAGCTGCTAACAAATTACTACAACAAGGAGATGAGGATGAAAAAGTACACCAAAAGATGAATGCGCAAATGAGGGTACAGGTGTATGAAGGGGCACGTGTACTCATGCATGAACGAAGCGGTGATAGTAATATCGATAGTCATAGCGGTAGTGATGATGGATGGGATGTGAGTTGTGATAGGAAGCACCCCCATAGTAACCCCTATATGGATATTCAACAAATAGAATTGAAAAATTCAAATACTAAATCACTCAACCGAGCCAAAAAAGGTAACAATACTAGCTCTGCGTGCGCTGCTAATATTATACCCAGTGTTGAACAAAACGAAGACAAAGAATGCGAACAAAACAGCAGCCTACAGAAATTAGGCAAGgacaataaaaatacattaaaagaaaagaggaaaaaaatgaagctacatttacacatatatcaaaaaaatagcaaaagaaaaattatacatgaTATAAACTGTATAAACGGTTTTTTAAAAACCTTATCCAAGATTGTTctaaatacacaaaaatcCTTTGAagaatatttcattaataagATGTTTGAAATATGCTCTAGTTTTTTGGTTTATTTGCACTCCCTCTTGGCCATTTACAAAATGACTAATAAGCGC GTTCCCGAGAAGCCGAGTGAGCAAGTGGACAAGGTTATCCTCCcccttatttcttttaaggCATTTTATGAGGACATCATAGCGGAC GTCATTGTTGAGGggataataacaaaaatcgttgataaaataaatgactATTTCCTTAaagaa ataaAAACCATTATTAACGTAAAAATAGGGGAACAAAACGAGCGAATTGTGAAATTTAACTTGTGCAATTTGTTGAAG GATGATGAAATACcttatgaagaaaaaatacaaaggcaaatatattta GATATATGTCATTacgaaaaaatatgtaatgaaaattttaaaataaataaggaaaacAATAGTAGTATGGGAACATtagtaaattattttgtgttAAAGGAGTAA
- a CDS encoding methyltransferase, whose protein sequence is MQQVCPLEKNKFINEDLKYKSEVFKHLKKCPLFLKNLYLHYNPFYFPQINDSSLYLVRQENVEEILYDYHHFFNETIIHLLKKSIININVTTYEQFLNLKHKFLFKYFLKYGKATLLRKLEDDVFLEKLKKKIGPQNGNHADTISVVGANVLLNYYIEKIKLSIGTSRRGGGSGSGNISGSGSGSISGSESGSISGSGSGSISGSGSGSISGSGSGSISGNSNGSNDRAMQNKGGITASRIFNHLAVKESNIPCNVKGVNDFTKNPNVKENAHVAVNSEHNHTKDPFFPTYKDIKIKKKQIEKFDLPILTLKSIGIIHKYKICREIIKYVDTNIFFFLNGKKGYEKTTDINNSECIFVNEKENLDEDEILSIVIYVTIYLCCNMSIMKRIKNKNFNREQKYDSTIEMSIYFFLENIDKHDIQNINLLFLLLYFNKIFFEYFYYYLLCKEKKKKMKINFNLRNMLFVELGAGKGNTARWVNFVMNILTDVLSKFSLHIELKDDKRKNDHPDSGEKKELTKFISTHYTCMENKQEQPQTDKCKILIIEKDSRRNKKEKKDFYMQIAKNYNTHTLRIKADIADFHLSKFLRFVQNGKAEERNIFLIPDIVHFYYCKDVYWRREQGQRFLSDKVRKLKGGEEGEKGKEGKDGKEQVGEIGQIGDQEGAKKRTNYYSKMANLVLSEKYLKNNLLFLESYFDVHVKKIFLLLTQGNNDLIKVYNNMNDFLKNVDFQKVTFITKHLCGNGTDLALRMIMNSTKNEVLENYFILAPCCHHRCEVQKILGFEYLKKLNIDKKHFQYMVNHMSGYASCDSKMKKSVGKKIKLLIDLTRLLYLLEKGLQNAYIIKYVSRRVTIENYAFLFFNHQNLNLCNFKHF, encoded by the exons ATGCAGCAAGTTTGCCCgctagaaaaaaataaatttataaatgaagatttaaaatataaaagtgaaGTTTTCAAGCATTTGAAAAAATGcccattatttttaaaaaatttatatttgcattataaccctttttattttcctcaaATAAATGATAGCAGTTTGTATTTGGTAAGGCAGGAAAATGTAGAGGAGATACTATATGACTACCACcacttttttaatgaaaCGATTATacatttgttaaaaaaaagcattataaatataaatgtaactACTTATGAGCAGTTTTTAAATCTAAAACATAAGTTTCTGTTcaagtattttttaaaatatggaaaagCTACCTTGCTACGAAAACTGGAGGATGAcgtatttttagaaaaactgaaaaaaaaaataggtcCACAAAATGGAAATCATGCTGATACTATAAGTGTTGTAGGTGCAAatgttcttttaaattattacattgaAAAGATAAAGCTGTCGATAGGAACAAGTAGGAGAGGCGGTGGTAGTGGAAGCGGTAATATCAGTGGTAGTGGAAGCGGCAGTATCAGTGGTAGTGAAAGCGGCAGTATCAGTGGTAGTGGAAGCGGCAGTATCAGTGGTAGTGGAAGCGGCAGTATCAGTGGTAGTGGAAGTGGCAGTATCAGTGGTAATAGCAACGGAAGTAATGATAGGGCAATGCAAAACAAAGGGGGGATAACGGCAAGCCGCATTTTTAATCATTTAGCAGTAAAAGAGAGCAACATCCCATGTAACGTAAAGGGAGTAAACGATTTCACCAAAAATCCGAATGTAAAAGAGAATGCGCACGTTGCAGTTAACAGTGAGCATAACCATACCAAGGACCCTTTTTTTCCAAcatataaagatataaaaataaaaaagaaacaaatagAGAAATTTGACTTGCCAATATTAACACTCAAGAGTATAGGAATCATTCATAAGTACAAAATATGTagagaaataataaaatatgtcgatacaaatatatttttttttttgaatggaaaaaaaggtTACGAAAAGACTACAGACATTAACAATTCAGAatgtatttttgttaatgaaaaagaaaatttagaTGAGGATGAAATTCTAAGTATTGTGATATACGTAACGATATATCTGTGCTGTAATATGAGTAttatgaaaagaataaaaaacaagaatTTCAATAGAGAACAAAAATATGACAGTACAATTGAAATGtctatatatttctttttagaaaatatagataagcacgatatacaaaatattaatttgttatttctgttattatattttaataagattttttttgaatatttttattattacctactgtgtaaggaaaaaaaaaaaaaaatgaaaataaattttaaccTTAGAAACATGCTATTTGTAGAGCTTGGTGCAGGTAAGGGTAACACAGCAAGATGGGTAAATTTCgttatgaatattttgaCTGATGTACTTTCTAAATTTTCTCTGCATATTGAATTAAAGGATGACAAGAGGAAGAATGATCATCCTGATAgtggggaaaaaaaagagttaacaaaatttatttctaCTCATTACACATGCATGGAAAACAAACAAGAACAACCACAAACAGATAAatgcaaaattttaattattgaaAAAGATTCTcgtagaaataaaaaagaaaagaaagattTTTACATGCAAATAgctaaaaattataacacaCATACGCTTAGAATAAAAGCAGATATAGCTGATTTTCATCTAAGTAAATTCCTCCGCTTTgttcaaaatggaaaagcAGAAGAacgaaatatttttctaattccGGATAtagttcatttttattattgcaaAGATGTGTACTGGAGAAGAGAGCAGGGGCAACGGTTTCTCTCGGATAAGGTGAGAAAATTGAAAGGAGGTGAAGAAggtgaaaaaggaaaagaaggGAAAGACGGAAAAGAACAAGTGGGTGAAATAGGCCAAATCGGTGATCAAGAAGGCGccaaaaaaagaacaaactATTATAGCAAGATGGCTAATCTTGTATTGTCGGAAAAATacttgaaaaataatttactttttcttgAAAGCTACTTCGACGTACATGTTAAAAAGATATTCCTCTTGTTGACGCAAGGGAACAACGACCTTATCAA GGTTTATAATAACATGAACGACTTTCTCAAAAATGTGGACTTCCAAAAAGTGACATTTATAACCAAACATTTGTGTGGAAATGGGACAGATCTAGCTTTAAG gATGATAATGAATAGTACTAAGAACGAAGTCCTTGAGAATTACTTCATTTTAGCTCCATGTTGCCACCATAG GTGTGAGGTGCAAAAAATCCTGGGATTcgaatatttgaaaaaattaaacatcGATAAGAAACATTTTCAGTACATGGTTAACCACATGTCAGg TTATGCCTCATGTGACAGCAAAATGAAGAAGTCTGttgggaaaaaaataaaacttctTATTGATCTCACCAG ACTTCTGTACCTGCTAGAGAAAGGGTTACAAAAtgcttatataataaaatacgtTAGTAGACGAGTAACAATTGAAAATTACgccttcctttttttcaatcATCAAAATTTGAATTTGTGTAATTTCAAACATTTTTAA